The Methanothermobacter sp. CaT2 DNA window GTCTGCTCGCCAAAAATGAAAGGAGAGTTAGGGTTCTCCTTGACTCCATTGAATCCTGCCGCCTGGACGCTATCAGTCTGGATCCAACCCTTCGGAGTTTCAGGAACTTCAACAGACCGGAGGACCTCAGGATCTGATATCAACTGTGCGTGGATTCCTTCCCATCTCAAGAACAAACTTATTTACCCTCTCGATCATGTCGATGTAGTGTTCTTTGTGGATTTTCTTCCCATCGACGAGGGCATATTCCGGTAAAGACCCGTACAGATTCTTGAATTCAATTATCTCATTAACCATTTCCCTATACTGCTCAAGGGTCAAACGTTCCATGGATACCAACCATTGGAGTTTTTTTATAATCTCTCCGTCATAATATATAAGTTATACGATTTTATTTTCAAAACAAGGCATTATTAAAAATTTAAATTAAAATATGAATGAATGGGTGTCCTTATATTCTTCTTATGGGGCCTCCGTGCCAGGGTAAATTCTCCAGTGTACTGAGATCATCACTCAAGAATTTCCACCCTGGCATCCCTGTTGAAGGGGTTCTTCCTCACGGCAAGTGAGAAGAGGTAGGGGTAGTTTTCACTGAGGTGTTCCATGTATCCCAGCCACTCAGAAACAACGGCAGAGTAGGCCCTCTGGAGGTCACCGGCCAGGTGCTCATAGTCTGTGGGAGGTAGAGATGAGAGGTCCTCTCTTGCCTCAAGTTCCTCCATGAGATGAAAGACCGCCCAGAGCATGTCTGTGAAGCTTTCATGCTCAAGTAGATTGAGGTTTTCAAGAAGCCCCAGGAGAAACTTCCTCCTGGACGTTAGGAAAACTTTCAGGTACTTGAGGAGTTCAACACTTTCAGGGGACCCCAGCTCAAAATCAAATTCGCATCCCCTTATCTCACTGAGCATTCCCTTAAAGTCATCTGGACTCCATGATGCATCTATCTTAAGTTTTGATGCAATCCTATCTGTATTTGACTCGAAGGTGGATACCCTCTTAAGGAATTCGGTGCCCACCTCACTGAAGAACGCCCCCACGACCATGTTGAGTTTTTCGAGTCTCTCAACAAGTTCACGCCGGGATATGGCGGCCTCCACGATTATAACAACGATCAGAATTTCCAGGGGCACAAATGCAAGGTCTATACCGATATAGAATAGTTCAGTCTCGGGTTTATGGAATATGAAGTAGAGGAGAAGGTAGATGGAGGATGATACAAGTACAAGCAGAATCCCCAGCCTGAATTTCCAGTTTAGCCTTGAGTTCATACCATCACCTGAGAATCTTAATCTGAATTCTCCGTGTAAACCACTGCGATGGGGTTCTTTGAAACCATCATGGTCCCCCTTTCAAGTACACGACCCCTTGTTATGCTCAGCTCGGTTATGTTCACATCGAATCCAAGCTCCTTCAGGTACTTAACGGCCTCGCACCTTGTCTCAAGAAGTATTGCGGTTATAAGAACCCTTCCACCATCTGTAAGTTTATCTGTAACCACTTCAAGTATTTCCCCCAGTCTACCGCCACTTCCCCCGATTACAGCAATGTCCAGCGCATCAATTTCAGAGAGAGCTTCCACCGCATCACCACATATCAGTGTGACGTTATCCCCCAGCCCATGCTTTTTAAGGTTCATCTCCGTTGTTGAAATTGCATCGGGGCTTTTATCGATTGCATAGACCCTTCCAGCCCTCCTTGAAAGTTCAAGGGTCACTCCACCGGTTCCACACCCCACATCAACCGCAATGTCCCCTTTCCCGGGTTCTGCAAGGCACATAAGCAGGCACCTAACCTCCATGGCTGTTGGGCCCGGTACAGAGGGGTTCTTTATGAATTCATGGTCAGGTATCAACTCACACCACCGTTACACTCACTTCAAGACCTTTTCATATCCTCACTTTTCTGTGAATAAGTGCATTGTGAACATGAAGTACCGGCTTTAAGGCCTTTTCATGTCCTCACCGCTCCACCTTCTGAAGAGTTCATTCTCTATCCCCAGGACGTCGAGCACCTTACCCGCTATGAAGTCGGCGATTTCCTCTATTGATGATGGTCTGTGGTAGAATCCGGGCATGGCAGGGAGTATTATACCCCCCTCCCTTGAGACCCTGAGCATGTTCTCAAGGTGCACGCTTCTAAGCGGGGTCTCCCTTGGCACAAGGACGAGTTTACGCCTCTCCTTGAGGCACACGTCAGCGGCCCTTGTGAGTGCATT harbors:
- the cbiT gene encoding precorrin-6Y C5,15-methyltransferase (decarboxylating) subunit CbiT, which encodes MIPDHEFIKNPSVPGPTAMEVRCLLMCLAEPGKGDIAVDVGCGTGGVTLELSRRAGRVYAIDKSPDAISTTEMNLKKHGLGDNVTLICGDAVEALSEIDALDIAVIGGSGGRLGEILEVVTDKLTDGGRVLITAILLETRCEAVKYLKELGFDVNITELSITRGRVLERGTMMVSKNPIAVVYTENSD
- a CDS encoding pseudomurein-binding repeat-containing protein; translated protein: MERLTLEQYREMVNEIIEFKNLYGSLPEYALVDGKKIHKEHYIDMIERVNKFVLEMGRNPRTVDIRS